TTATGGTTAAGAAATCAAAAAACAAGGAATTACATGGTTTGTTGTGTAACAAATTGAGTAAAAGAGTGGATAGATTTGGTTATAGAGCGATTGGTGTTGGAGCGGATAAAGAGACTAACGGAGTTGTTGTTCAATTGAATAAGGGAACGATGGCTAGATTGAGTAGCAAGACCGCTTTAGCAAATGATGATGATTTCATGGCGGGTATTTTTGATGAATTTAATGGATTAAAGGCTAATAAGGAACCACAAAAACCTAACTCGTTCTATTATGGGTATGGTAGATCTTATAAAATCATTGATGTTCTTAATGATAAGGATGGTGATTTTATCAATTGCAGATTGCTTATCGTTAAGGAATTAGGGGTTGAAATGAGTGTTTAGGGTTTTATGCACCACCTGTGATTGATAATGACAACACCACTCTTGCTGATTTGCTTGAGAATGGCGAACCTACAATATATTATGAAGCTAATTCTGCAAATATCAGGCGTTTTTTGGACAAAGGGCCTTACAACATTGAGTGGTTGGTGAGAAAGTATTTGGGGGTTGGGTTTAGGAGTTGTAAGGTAGAGCGGATACAAGGAACGGAATTTGCGATCAAATTCCGCTATAAAAAGTGGGGGTCTATGATTGATAGAGAAGTTAAAAGGCAATTCCCTAAATACCTTAAAGACTCAAAGAGAACAGCCGTTAAAATAACAAGCAAGGTGTTTTACGAGTTGTTGAGGGGGCCTTTGTTTGGCAACCTCCTTGGCAAAGATCCCATTAAGCGATTATAATGCGGACGGAAAACAATAATAAATAAAATCTTGTTGGGTCTTAATTAGTTTTTTAAATTAAAAGTCATTTTTTAACCCCTAAGACTGTGCTACAAAAATTATCGTGCAATTAAAATCAAGCTCTTTACTATTGACTATAAAAAATGTTTTTTAGCATTTTTTATAATTTATGATTAACACTTAATGATAATAAAGCCTTATTAGTAGTTTTTGTGTGGGACTAAAAATAGTGAGTTTAGGGGGTTTTTAACCCTACCCCTTGTAATTTGGGTTACATGACGAAAATAATAGCGTCCACTCTCACGATTTTTAATGGTTGATAACCTGCTTATTTCAAGCTTTTTATAATCTTTAGCATGGATTTAACTATGGCGCATTTTTCTTGCTTCATTCGTTGTGGCTCTTGTGTTTTAAACTCGTTTGTGGTAGGATTATTCCCATTAAGGTTTGAGACGCTATTGCCGTTTCTGTAATGGTTAGAGAGTGTCGGCTTGGTCTCTATTTTCCTTAATATTTTCTCAAACTCTCATGCGATGGATTTCAAAAGCATGGCTTCCTTGCTAACTCTTGCATGATCAAGTGACTATTATTGCCTCTAGCCTTGTAATTTTTCTGCTCTCCAATATTTGGCTGTCTGTTATTTTATTCAGCCCTACTTTAACAAACAAACCCCATGCAAGCTATTTCAATTCCAAAGCTAAAAATTTTCCCGTATAGCTTTGGGTTTTTTCGCAATTTTGTGCCACCTCTAAAGGCGTGCCGCTCGCAATGACTTTCCCACCTTTATCCCCCCCATCAGGCCCCATGTCTATAATGTAGTCAGCGTTTTTGATAATGTCTAAATTATGCTCAATCACTAGCATGGAATTGCCTAACACCACCAAAGAATGCAAAACTTGTAAAAGGTGATTCACGTCTTCAAAGTGCAAACCGGTAGTGGGTTCATCTAAAATATAAAGGGTTTTGCCTGTATCTTTTTTACTCAATTCTTTAGCCAATTTGATCCTTTGAGCCTCCCCCCGCTTAAAGTGGTAGCGTTTTGCCCTAAAGTGATATAGCCCAAGCCCACATCTATAAGCGTTTTTAACTTCACGGCGATTTTAGGGAATTTAGCAAAAAATTCATAAGCTTCTTCTACGCTCATGTTTAACACATCGGCAATGGATTTACCCTTAACCTTGATTTCTAAAGTTTGGGGGTTGTATTTAGCGCCCTTACAGCTATCGCATTGGACTAACACATCAGGCAAAAAGTGCATTTCTATTTTAATATCCCCATCGCCTTGGCATTTCTCGCACCGCCCCCCTTTAACATTAAAGCTAAAACGGCTCGCGCTATAGCCTAAAATTTTAGCTTCTTTTTGCTCGGCAAATAAAATCCTGATTTCATCCATCACCCCCGTATAAGTGGCAGGGTTGCTCCGTGGGGTTTTGCCTATGGGGGCTTGATCTAAATAAATCACTTTATCCAAATATTCCAACCCTACAATCTCCACCCCATTCAAGCTTTGAGCTTTTTTAGCATGGTTTAAAAGGGTTTGAGCGGTGGGTAAAAGGGTTTGTAAGATCAGCGAGCTTTTACCGCTCCCGCTCACCCCAGTAATGCACACCAATTGTTTTAAAGGGATTTGAACGCTCAAATTCTTAATGTTATTGATATTGACATTTTTAATTTCTAAAAAATGCTTTTCTTTAGGGAGTTCAAATTTAGGGCGCTCAATCTTTTTAGTGCCGTTGAGATACAAGGCGGTAGAATGGTTATTTTGCAATAACTCTTTCACGCTCCCGCTAAAAACCACTTCACCCCCATGCCTTCCAGCCTTTGGCCCAATATCCACAACAAAATCCGCATGCTTAATCGTCTCTTTATCATGCTCTACGACAATGAGCGTGTTCCCTTTTTTTTGTAAATTCCTAAGGGTGTTGATGAGTTTGAGCGTGTCTTTTTCATGCAAGCCAATGCTAGGCTCATCTAAAACATACAAAACCCCTGTCAAGCCACTCCCAATTTGACTGGCGATTCGTATCCTTTGACTCTCCCCTCCGCTAATCGTTCGTGCATCCCTCCCTAAAGTCAAATACCCTAGCCCCACATCGTATAAAAAAAACACCCTTTCTAAAATCTCTTTTAAAATGGGTTCAGCGATCTTTTTTTCTTGCTCGTTAAGATAGCTAAAATGCGTGGGATCATTAAAAAAATGATAAACCTCTTCAATGGGCTTAGTTAAAAAATCCGCCATTTTCAAGCCGGCGACTTGGACGCTCAAACTGGAAGCTTTCAAACGATGCCCCTTGCATGAAGAACAGGTTTTTTCGCTCATGTAATCGCTCAAATCCTTTTGCTCTTTAAACATGTCATAAGCGATTTGGATAATGCCTTTCCAAGGGCGTTTCAAGGAGCTGTTTTTAAAATGAAAGCTGATTTCAGTGCCATTCCCATACAAAAGAGCGTCTTGTTGTTCTTTATCCAATTCATTAAAACAAAGTGCAGTGTCAATGCCATTATAAGTGCAAAAGCCTTCAAACATTTGAGCGTAATAACTGCGGTTATACCCAAAAATCACTTTAATCGCTCCTTGATTTAAAGGCGTGTTAGGATCTAAAATCTTACTAATATCTAAGCTAAATTTTGTCCCCAAACCCAAACAGCTCTCGCACGCCCCTTTAGGCGAATTGAATGAAAAACTCAAAGGCTCTAATTCTTCAAAACTCATCTTACACTTAAAACATGCCTTATGCTCGCTGTAATGCTTTCTGATACTTGGCGCATTCTCTTGCAAAATTTCCACTTCTAATTCCCCATAGCTTTCTTTAAGGGCTTTTTCTACCGCGCTAGCGATCCGTGAAGCGTTTTCATTATTAACTACCACCCTATCCACCACCGCTTCAATGGTGTGTTTTTTGGTTTTGTGCAAATAGATTTCTTCATCTAAACGCACCATCACCCCATCAACAAAAGCCCTCACATACCCCTTCAAACGCAAGCTCTCTAATTTATCGTTAAACGAACCTTTTTTATCTTTAATAATGGGGGCTAGAATAATGATTTTAGAATTTTCTTCTAAATGACAGATTTGAGAAATAATATCGCTCGCGCTCATAGAACTAATAGACTCTAAACATGTGGGGCAAAATTGCTCCCCAATCCTTGCAAACAACAACCTTAAATAATCATAAATCTCAGTGATCGTCCCCACAGTGGATCTAGGGTTTTTAGAAGTGGTCTTTTGATCAATAGCGATCGCTGGGGTTAGCCCTTCAATCTTATCCACATTAGGCTTACCCACTTTGTCTAAAAATTGCCTCGCATAGCTAGACAAACTCTCTAAATAGCGCCTTTGGCCTTCAGCGTATAAAGTGTCAAACGCCAGAGTGGATTTACCCGAACCGCTCAATCCGGTAAAAACAACAAACTGGTTTTTAGGGATTTCTAAAAAAATATTTTTGAGATTGTTTTCCCTAGCCCCTTGAATAATGATCTTATCCATAATGGTTTTATGTTGCAAGAGTTTCCTTAAAATAAGAAAGTGGATTAAAAGGAGCTATTATACTTCAAAAAAGAATGGTTTTATTATCATTTCTTATTCATAAGAGTTAAAAATATTTGCTTGATTAAGGATAAACATGCTATTATTTTATGAGACAATTTTAAAGATAGGAATGTAAAGGAATGGAATTTATGAAAAAGTTTGTAGCTTTAGGGCTTCTATCCGCAGTTTTAAGCTCTTCGTTGTTAGCCGAAGGTGATGGTGTTTATATAGGGACTAATTATCAGCTTGGACAAGCCCGTTTGAATAGCAATATTTATAATACAGGGGATTGCACAGGGAGTGTTGTAGGTTGCCCCCCAGGTCTTACCGCTAATAAGTATAATCCAGGACATACCAATATCAATTGGCATGCTAAATACGCTAATGGGGCTTTGAATGGTTTTGGGTTGAATGTGGGTTATAAGAAATTTTTCCAATTCAAGTCGTTAGATATGACAAGCAAGTGGTTTGGTTTTAGAGTGTATGGGCTTTTTGATTACGGGCATGCCGATTTAGGTAAACAAGTTTATGCACCTAATAAAATCCAGTTGGATATGGTCTCTTGGGGTGTGGGGAGCGATTTGTTAGCTGATATTATTGATAAAGACAACGCTTCTTTTGGTATTTTTGGTGGGGTCGCTATCGGCGGTAACACTTGGAAAAGCTCCGCAGCAAACTATTGGAAAGAGCAAATCATTGAAGCCAAAGGTCCTGATGTTTGTACCCCTACTTATTGTAACCCTAACGCCCCTTATAGCACCAACACTTCAACCGTCGCTTTTCAAGTGTGGTTGAATTTTGGGGTGAGAGCCAATATCTACAAGCATAATGGCGTGGAATTTGGCGTGAGAGTGCCACTACTCATCAATAAATTTTTGAGCGCGGGTCCTAACGCTACTAACCTTTATTACCATTTGAAACGGGATTATTCGCTTTATTTAGGGTATAACTACACTTTTTAAACCTTTAAAAGGGTATCTTTAAGCCCTTTTTAGTCTTCATGAAAAGGGTTTTAGTTTGAGTTTTCACACCTTAAAAAGCTAAGATCAATTAAAAAAACTTTTGAGCGTAACCAACAAAACCAATACCATTGAGTAGGCATTTGGAAAATTCATCTAAGGGTTTTAAGGGGATTGTTTGCAAGAAATAGAAAATCTGCACCAAAGCGTTTTGTTGCAAGAAGTCTTGCAAGCGTTCGCACCTTTAGAAAAAGGGGTTTTGATAGATTGCACTTTAGGGTTAGGGGGGCATTCTAAAGCCCTTTTATCCCAAAAACCGCACCTGAAACTCATTGGCATTGATAAAGATAAGTTCGCTCAAGAAATCGCTAAAGAACGATTGAAAGAATTTGAAGGGCGTTACAACCTCTTAAGCGGGGGTTTTGCCAAACGCTTTAAAGAAGCCCTAGAAATTCATGGCGAGCGAATCAAGGGGGTTTTAGTGGATTTAGGGGTGAGCTCCTTACAGCTTGATGATGATAACAGAGGGTTTAATTTCCGCTCGCATGCTTTGGATATGCGCATGGATTTGGAAAGCGAATTGAACGCTCAAAAAGTCATCAACTCTTATCCTGTAGTGGCGTTAGAAAAAATCTTTAGAGACTATGGCGAAATCAAAGAATACAAAAAAATCGCCCATAAAATTGCAGAAAGGCGCGCTAAAAAACCCTTCAAAGACGCTAAGGATTTGAGCGAGTTTTTAAGCTCTTTTTCTAAAAATAAAAAAATCCACCCAGCAACATTAGTGTTTCAAGCTGTTCGCATAGAAGTCAATAGCGAATTAGAAGAATTAAAAGAGTTTTTACAATGCGCTAGAAACCTTAAGGGGGCGATTTTATGCGTGATTTCTTTTCATTCTTTAGAAGACGCTTTAGTGAAAAACGCTTTCAAAGATTACGCCAAAAATTGCATTTGCGATCCTTCAAGTTTCAAATGCGCTTGCTCTAACAATCACGCCTTAGGTGCAATTTTAACCAAAAAACCCATCACTCCAAGCCCAGAAGAAATTAAAAACAACAGGCGTTCACGAAGTGCTAAAATGAGAGTTTTTAAATTCAAACCATGAACAAGTCAATGAGTAAGCCATGAGTATAAAAAACCATTCTTCAAATGAAGAAGAACGCTTTATGCGCATAGAAGAGGACGAAAAGAAAGAATTGTTTGCTGGAACTGCAAATGAAAATTCGCACGGCCTTTCTTTAATGGCTTTAATAGGGGTATTGGTTTTTGGGGGCACGTTTTTAGCTCTGTTAGCGCCTAAAATCTATTTAAGCAATAATATTTATTATATTAGCCGTAAAATCAACACCCTAGAAGATCAAAAACGCCTGCTTTTAGAAGAACAACAAATCCTAAAAAACGAATTAGAAAAAGAGCGTTTTAAATACTATATAGAAAATAGTGAAAATATTGGCGATATTGCGTTTTAATAAAAAAAATGCCAGAAAACATTTTTTAAACTAAATATAAACTAAATATAAACTAAATATAAACTAAATATAAACTAAATATAAAAAAACTTGCGTCAAGCAAGGTCTCTTATAAAGCGCTCTTAGGGGGCATTAAGTGCAAAATATCCCCCTATGCCATGATTTTACTATCAAACAAAGCAACTAAAACCCCTTTTTTTAGAAAAATTAAGGGGGGGGTTAAAGGTTTTGAGTGCCAAGTTTTTATTAAAAATGGCCTAATTAACGCTAAATTAGCCCTAAAACAAACGCTTGTTTTTAAAAATTTGTTTCAATTTAGATGTAAAGACCCCTTTAAACCCTTGATTTTTAGGAAAAACCCCTCTTAAATAGTATAATAGAAATTCCAAAAGCCTATAAAAGTTAATCAAGGAGCAACCATAAAAAATATTCACTTCGCTTTTGTTATTCAGTATATAACACAACACTAACATCAGATAAGGAAATATAGATGAAAAAAACGATTTCAGCGTTGTTTTTATCAGCATGTATAGGGTTATCGTCTGTTCATGCAGATAACGCTTTGATTTTACAAACAGATTTTAGCCTAAAAGACGGGGCCGTCTCGGCGATGAAAGGAGTCGCTTTCAGCGTTGATTCCCATCTCAAAATCTTTGATTTAACGCACGAAATCCCCCCGTATAACATTTGGGAAGGCGCTTACCGCTTGTATCAGACCGCTAGTTATTGGCCAAAAGGCTCGGTATTTGTGAGCGTAGTGGATCCTGGCGTAGGCACTAAGCGTAAATCGGTGGTATTGAAAACTAAAAACGGCCAGTATTTCGTCTCGCCGGATAACGGCACGCTGACTTTGGTGGCGCAAACTTTGGGGATTGATAGCGTGCGTGAAATTGACGAAAAAACTAACCGCTTGAAAGGTTCTGAAAAATCCTATACTTTCCATGGCCGTGATGTGTATGCTTACACTGGGGCGCGTTTGGCTTCTGGGGCGATCACATTCGAGCAGGTCGGGCCTGAGCTTCCCCCAAAAGTCGTTGAAATTCCTTACCAAAAAGCGAAAGCCACAAAAGGGGAAGTGAAAGGCAATATCCCGATTTTGGATATTCAATATGGCAATGTTTGGAGCAATATCAGCGATAAACTGCTCAATCAAGCAGGGATCAAACGCAACGATACAGTGTGTGTAACTATTTTTAAAGATTCTAAGAAACAATACGAAGGGAAAATGCCGTATGTCGCAAGTTTTGGCGATGTTTTAGAAGGCCAGCCGTTGGTCTATTTAAACAGCTTGTTGAACGTTTCCGTGGCGCTGAATAGGGATAATTTCGCGCAAAAATATCAAATTAAATCTGGAGCTGACTGGAATATTGATATAAAGAAGTGCACTAAGTAAAGCGCTTTTTAGAAAATTAAGGGGAGTTAGAGATTTTTAACTATCAAACTTTGATTAACACAGCCTAATTAACGCTAAATTAGCCCTAAAACGAACGCTTGTTTTGAAAATTTTGTTTCAATATGAAACACTAATCCCTTGTAAAAACTTTAAATTGTGAAAAATAAATAAACCATCCCCTTAAATTGTATAATAAAGGCGCTATAAACTAAAAAGAGATAACCATGAGAAAACTATTCATCCCACTTTTATTATTCAGCGCTTTAGAAGCGAACGAGAAAAATGGCTTTTTCATAGAAGCCGGGTTTGAAACTGGGCTATTAGAAGGCACGCAAACGCAAGAAAAAAGACACACCACCACAAAAAACACTTACGCAACTTATAACTATTTACCCACAGATAGCGTTTTAAAAAGAGCGGCTAATTTGTTCACAGACGCTAAATCCATAT
This is a stretch of genomic DNA from Helicobacter pylori. It encodes these proteins:
- a CDS encoding outer membrane beta-barrel protein — translated: MKKFVALGLLSAVLSSSLLAEGDGVYIGTNYQLGQARLNSNIYNTGDCTGSVVGCPPGLTANKYNPGHTNINWHAKYANGALNGFGLNVGYKKFFQFKSLDMTSKWFGFRVYGLFDYGHADLGKQVYAPNKIQLDMVSWGVGSDLLADIIDKDNASFGIFGGVAIGGNTWKSSAANYWKEQIIEAKGPDVCTPTYCNPNAPYSTNTSTVAFQVWLNFGVRANIYKHNGVEFGVRVPLLINKFLSAGPNATNLYYHLKRDYSLYLGYNYTF
- the rsmH gene encoding 16S rRNA (cytosine(1402)-N(4))-methyltransferase; this encodes MQEIENLHQSVLLQEVLQAFAPLEKGVLIDCTLGLGGHSKALLSQKPHLKLIGIDKDKFAQEIAKERLKEFEGRYNLLSGGFAKRFKEALEIHGERIKGVLVDLGVSSLQLDDDNRGFNFRSHALDMRMDLESELNAQKVINSYPVVALEKIFRDYGEIKEYKKIAHKIAERRAKKPFKDAKDLSEFLSSFSKNKKIHPATLVFQAVRIEVNSELEELKEFLQCARNLKGAILCVISFHSLEDALVKNAFKDYAKNCICDPSSFKCACSNNHALGAILTKKPITPSPEEIKNNRRSRSAKMRVFKFKP
- a CDS encoding acetolactate synthase, which produces MKKTISALFLSACIGLSSVHADNALILQTDFSLKDGAVSAMKGVAFSVDSHLKIFDLTHEIPPYNIWEGAYRLYQTASYWPKGSVFVSVVDPGVGTKRKSVVLKTKNGQYFVSPDNGTLTLVAQTLGIDSVREIDEKTNRLKGSEKSYTFHGRDVYAYTGARLASGAITFEQVGPELPPKVVEIPYQKAKATKGEVKGNIPILDIQYGNVWSNISDKLLNQAGIKRNDTVCVTIFKDSKKQYEGKMPYVASFGDVLEGQPLVYLNSLLNVSVALNRDNFAQKYQIKSGADWNIDIKKCTK